In Ptychodera flava strain L36383 chromosome 21, AS_Pfla_20210202, whole genome shotgun sequence, a genomic segment contains:
- the LOC139121386 gene encoding fibroblast growth factor receptor-like — protein MTDDRLFLVRLTQDDTHCAKNSSIAVYSEDLKNMCQQWFSPFEMKTSDIRTANNHTVIEALQYGITYTVMVAVLDLRTNETSASACKTDKSPDCYGVTRSREHCQPRCIATSGPPVNLTVASIRRDFDNENAAEVTVSWLRPVQHNDNVQDYYIELVNTLSRFNTHFTDVKENASYSDITPFIAKFTNVEVNVTYAVTVYVYGNFRGQGYERGESATLELMMVPEDIETPSTTREDFLGDVTTGVYSTQYTSGRQSRIPLTAVVVPVVGCSLLVFLILFIVIYRALKRRRQQKEAGVFVPEFDDDEYVTSDVKEERELRYTTGQSLIAKHEFPRHRLALKEELGRGHFGVVYKAIASGLAGRKDALPVAVKMLKNNATLYQKEDMIREITILQEIGQHPNILGILGCCTIDDPYFLITEYMQYGDLLHFLWRSRKKEYQNEDSMYELSEKSFYQIARQIARGMVFLSENKYVHGDLAARNVLVGEDLLIKITDFGLANDVYLQGWTALPKERLRAVKWVSIETNLQGMCTIESDIWSFGIVLYEIVTQGDTPYPGMSAAETIAALKDGYRMEITDDCPEEMYHLMCQCWQENPSDRPPFADLLEAIDLNLVKYVDYMGDGPTATDNKYENDGIIEMTRLSSLRDNEIQLTKKSVGKTQSQGSGDSAFTEESAFTGESNISSSSSRTSEYINERH, from the exons ATGACAGACGACAGATTGTTTTTGGTTCGATTGACTCAAGATGATACACACTGCGCTAAGAACAGCAGTATTGCTGTGTACAGCGAGGACTTGAAGAACATGTGCCAGCAATGGTTCTCCCcgtttgaaatgaaaacatctGATATCCGCACG gCAAACAACCACACGGTAATAGAGGCGTTACAATATGGAATCACATACACCGTCATG GTGGCGGTGCTGGATCTCAGAACGAACGAAACAAGTGCCTCTGCATGCAAAACAGATAAATCGCCGG ATTGTTATGGTGTGACAAGGAGCCGAGAACACTGTCAGCCTAGAT GTATTGCTACATCCGGGCCTCCTGTTAATCTAACCGTGGCGAGTATCAGAAGAGATTTCGACAACGAAAACGCAGCTGAGGTTACCGTGTCTTGGCTACGGCCAGTTCAACACAACGATAATGTGCAGGACTACTATATAGAATTGGTCAACACACTATCTAGGTTCAACACACATTTCACAGATGTCAAAGAG AACGCCTCCTACAGCGACATCACGCCTTTCATCGCCAAATTCACCAACGTCGAGGTCAACGTCACCTATGCTGTCACT GTTTATGTTTACGGAAACTTCCGTGGCCAGGGTTATGAGAGAGGAGAATCTGCGACCCTGGAGTTGATGATGGTGCCGGAAGATATTGAAACGCCCTCAACTACTCGTGAAG ATTTCCTGGGTGACGTAACAACAGGTGTTTACAGTACTCAATATACGAGTGGGCGTCAATCACGGATACCACTCACGGCTGTTGTCGTCCCTGTCGTTGGATGCTCCCTCTTAGTCTTCCTAATTCTATTCATCGTTATTTATCGCGCCCTCAAGAGACGGCGACAGCAAAAGGAAGCTGGGGTTTTTGTTCCGGAATTTGATGACGACGAATATGTCACCTCAGATGTTAAAGAAG AGAGGGAGTTACGCTATACCACCGGTCAGAGTTTAATAGCAAAACACGAATTTCCACGACATCGTCTGGCACTGAAAGAAGAACTTGGACGTGGACATTTTGGTGTCGTGTACAAAGCTATCGCGTCAGGACTAGCAGGACGAAAGGACGCCCTCCCTGTTGCCGTCAAGATGTTAAAAA ACAATGCGACCTTGTACCAGAAGGAAGACATGATACGAGAAATCACCATTCTTCAAGAAATTGGCCAGCATCCAAATATCCTTGGCATTTTAGGATGTTGCACGATCGATGATCCATATTTTCTTATCACCGAATACATGCAATATGGAGACTTGCTGCATTTTCTGTGGAGATCCAGGAAG AAAGAATACCAGAATGAAGACTCCATGTATGAGTTATCGGAGAAGTCTTTCTACCAGATTGCACGACAAATAGCCAGGGGAATG GTGTTCCTGTCTGAAAACAAGTACGTGCATGGCGACTTGGCGGCCAGAAATGTTTTAGTCGGCGAAGATCTTCTGATAAAGATTACAGACTTTGGATTGGCTAATGACGTATATTTGCAAGGTTGGACGGCCTTGCCAAAGGAAAGGTTACGGGCTGTCAAGTGGGTCAGCATTGAGACTAACCTACAAGGAATGTGTACGATTGAAAGTGATAT ATGGTCATTCGGTATAGTCCTGTATGAGATAGTAACACAAGGTGACACGCCCTATCCCGGGATGTCAGCGGCCGAAACCATCGCTGCATTGAAAGATGGGTACAGAATGGAAATCACTGACGACTGTCCCGAGGAGAT GTATCACTTAATGTGTCAGTGCTGGCAAGAAAATCCAAGTGACAGACCTCCTTTCGCCGACTTGTTAGAGGCGATTGACCTAAATCTGGTTAAATATGTGGACTATATGGGCGACGGTCCGACGGCAACAGATAATAAGTATGAAAATGATGGCATCATTGAAATGACGAGATTGTCTTCACTTCGGGACAATGAAATTCAACTTACAAAA AAATCAGTGGGCAAGACACAAAGTCAAGGAAGCGGCGATTCTGCATTTACTGAAGAA